The following proteins come from a genomic window of Deltaproteobacteria bacterium:
- a CDS encoding DUF4160 domain-containing protein — protein sequence MPTALRFGGMRVVVYPNDHRPAHVHVVRAGKEAVFILHCPSGPPELRASYGFGHREVNRINESLTQALQTLCEEWRKIHGRY from the coding sequence ATGCCGACAGCCCTCCGCTTCGGTGGCATGCGTGTGGTCGTTTATCCAAACGACCACCGCCCCGCGCACGTTCACGTGGTCAGGGCGGGGAAAGAAGCCGTGTTCATACTGCACTGCCCAAGTGGTCCGCCGGAGTTGCGCGCCAGCTACGGTTTCGGACATCGGGAGGTGAACCGCATCAACGAGAGTCTGACTCAGGCCCTGCAAACACTGTGCGAGGAATGGAGAAAAATCCATGGCCGTTACTGA
- a CDS encoding VOC family protein, translating to MKLNHLQVSTHDVDASTAFYERFFGFKKGWEADGETFLVREADEDGFLLALRPVEQGPEPPEWLHFGFTVDTIAEVKERHAVLEAAGIAFAMAILDRNDMAVFYALDPGSGNRVEVGCWSPA from the coding sequence ATGAAGCTCAATCATCTCCAGGTATCGACGCATGACGTGGACGCTTCCACCGCGTTCTACGAGCGATTCTTCGGCTTCAAAAAGGGTTGGGAAGCGGACGGCGAAACGTTCCTTGTGCGCGAAGCGGACGAGGACGGGTTTCTCCTTGCCCTCAGGCCCGTCGAACAAGGGCCAGAACCTCCCGAGTGGCTCCATTTCGGGTTCACCGTGGACACCATCGCGGAAGTGAAGGAACGGCACGCCGTTCTTGAAGCGGCCGGGATCGCATTCGCAATGGCCATTCTCGACCGGAATGACATGGCCGTCTTCTACGCGCTTGACCCCGGATCAGGGAACCGCGTCGAGGTGGGCTGCTGGTCTCCGGCCTGA